The genomic stretch aaatataacatctttatatgtttttggaatcagaaaatgatggagaataagataaacgtaaatttggatcgttttataaaaaaaaacattcgattttcagatttttaatgagaccaaagtcattaattaatttttaagccaccacgctgaaatgcaataccgaagtccgtgCTTCGttgaagactacttgaccaaactttcaaccaatttggttgaaaaatgagagcgtgacagtgccgcctcaacttttacaaaaagccggatatgacgtcatcaaagacatttatccaaaaaatgaaaaaacatctggggatatcatacctaggaactctcatgtcaaatttcataaagatcggtccagtagtttagtctgaatcgatctacacacacacacacacagacacacacacacacacagacacacacacacacacacacacacacgcacagacacacacacacacacacacatacaccacgaccctcgtctcgattcccccctctacgttaaaacatttagtcaaaacttgactaaatgtaaaaagagaaaaggtACAAAATATATAGCATATTTTGTAGCTTTCCcaactgtttgtgtgtgtcttgtgtgtacTTGTCGTGCCGGTGTAATACGAATTTTTTACTCCACAAAAATGGACTCCGGAGTAACAATTGtgtacaaaatttttactcGTACAAGAAAAGAACTTGaagtttcgtacgaaatttttactcgggAGTTCACCAGTGCCAGTGGCCGAGGTCTTGTCGGCTACGTAGCGGCTATGCTAAATTTCTATAATTGTCCCCAGAATaaggatctatttgggacatgaggtagTTGTACGCTAAGAAAACGTATATGCACAAAGCCTACGGACACATCGTAagctagaacccccccccccccccccccccccccctgtcgtAAACCTTTGCGCAGCACGTGTGAAGCGAAAAAACATGGCGGGCGGGTTGTATTTTCGGCAGTCTCCGCATTGTTCTGTTTGCTGAACAGATCCTCATTGCTTTTGCTGATTTTTTTCTAGCAAGGTGTGGATTTCAAATTCACTAAAATTCCAGCGTAAAGCCGACAACGTGATAAAGAACAAAACGAATAATTTCTTTTGCTAAAAATAGTAAAATGTTACGCTCAGCGTTGGCTCCTTACGTATTTCGTTAATCCGCAAAGGACTAAGCTTGCGTTGTGACCACCAAGTTACACAATTGCGGAGCTACGGAATGCGTAGGCTTTACGTGTTCGTAACTCCATGCGTAACCTAATTTATGTACGCTACCGACAAGACCTTGGCCACAGGGGAGTACGAttttcgtacgacatttttactcggAGTACACCtatcgtggggagtaattttctcgtgttatgggggagtaatgTTTCGTGAAGGGAGTAAAATtgtcgtacgaaatttttactccggagaaaaaaaatctcgtgggagtaatttgctcgtgtgtgtttatttgtgtgtatgtgtgtgtgtgtttatttgtgtgtgtgtgtgtgtgtgtatgtgtgtgtgtgtgtgtgtgtgtgtgtgtgtttatttgtttgtttatttgtgtgtttatttgtgtgtttatttgtgtgtttatttgtgtgtttatttgtgtgtttatttgtgtgtgtgcgtgtgtgtgtgtttatttgtgtgtatgtgtgtgtgtgtttatttgtgtgtgtgtttgtgtgtgtttgtgtgtgtgtgcgtgtgtctgtgtgtctgtgtgtgtgtgtgtgtttatttgtgtgtgtgtgtgtgtgtgtatgtgtgtgtgtatgtgtgtttatttgtgtgtgtgtttatttgtgtgtgtgtgcgtgtttatttgtgtgtgtgtgtgtttatttgtgtgtgtgtgtgtgtgtgtttatttgtgtgtgtgtgtgtgtttatttgtgtgtgtgtgtgtgtgtatttatttgtgtgtgtgtgtgtgtgtgtgtgtttatttatttgtgtgtgtgtgtgtgtgtgtttatttgtgtgtgtgtgtgtttatttgtgtgtgtatgtgtgtgtgtgtgtttatttgtgtgtgtgtgtgtttatttgtgtgtgtgtgagtgtgtgtgtgtgcgtttgttacatgtacatgcttgCAGAATAGTAGCCGATTTATACATGGACGCTGGGTAATTTATTCCGGCAATACGTCTGTGCATTGCAAGCTGGATTCCAGAAGCTTGAGAAGCTTCTCTTCGTTCAATCTCCGGCGTTTTTCGGCCATCATGTTGAGCGTGTAGAGAAAAGGGTTGAGCGCCGAGTTGAGCGGCAGCACCAAGACGGCCATGGCCACGTTGACCTCGCCGGGGATGGGGACTCCAACCAGCGCTAGGAGCCCGCAGAGGCCGATGGGAAACCAGCACAGGAAGTCCGTCACGGCAACCGTGATCAGTCTGCGGGCCACAGTCAGGTCACGTGACTTGAAGCTCGTCTCCGAGGTGGTCATGGCATTTTGCTGCACCGACCGGTAGATGGCAGCCTGGCCCGCGGCCACGAGGACGAAGAGGATGAAGTTGAGGACGATGACGACGCCGACCGAGTAGCTCCGTCCTTGGAACTCCTGCCGGGTGACGGGAAGCGGAATGCAGATGCCAGTCTGGCTGTAAAACTGCCAGTGTGACGTGGCGGGAAGGAGCGGCACCGTGGTCAGCACCAGGCCGATGACCCAGGTCGCCAGGCACGCTGCGGACGCCGAGTTCTTGCCGAAACGGAACTGGCTGAAGGGGAAGCGGATGACGACGAAGCGGTCCAGCGTGATGAGCAGGATGAGGAGGGCCGACACCTCGCTGGACAGCAGGGACAGACAGCCGGCCACTCTACAGCCAGGGCTCTTTGTCCAGGTGGCTTCGTAGAACAGGTAGCTACCGCGAGACAAGCCGTCAGCTGTTCCCACTATGGCCATGTTCACGCCCATTAGCAGGTCGGCGAGGCTGAGGTGAGTGACGAACACGTTAAAACCGCTCTTGGAGACCGCCCTGAGCACACAGGTTCGCATGATGAAGGAAAGCGAGTTCCCGACCACGGACATCAAGCTGATGAGCCACAGGCACCCACGGTACGCTTCTGATCGCAAAAGGTCTTCGCATGAAGAAATTTCGTTCTGTGGGGCAAAGCACTGTTGCACGTCAAAGGTCTCGGGCAGCAATCGCTTACAGCAGAGTCTGTAGTTTGGGCTGATGACTCTCTCAAGCGATGTCAAGCCTTGAAAGAGGTCAGGAGTAAAATAGGTGACGGGACTGCCAGTTAGGTCCACACTGCGAAGAGCACGGATGAAGCTAAACCCGCCGTTGCCGAtcgtgtgtatatttgtgtgggACAGGTTTAAGTGCTGCAGTGCCCGAAAGTTGGAGAAGGCATTGCTTTCGAACATTTCAAGCGAGGTTTTGGAAAGATCGACTTTCTTGAGAATCGTGGATTGCGCCTTTGATGGAGTACTGTGCAGATCTGTTAGAGGGTTGTCAGCCAGTACAAGAGCTTTCAGGTTGGGCATGGCCAGAAAAGCAGTCATGTTGACAGCGTCAATGCCGTTGTGACTCAAGTCCATGTACTGAAGGTTGGGAAGTTGAACAGCAGAAAGATGGGTCACTCCACATCGAGCCAAACTGAGATGTACGAGGTAGACGTTAGCGCTTAAATCGGACAGCGTCATGCCAGAAGTATGCGCGTCCAGATAACGAAGACTGGTAAATGTCATGGCAAAGAAAGACCCCAAACAGATGAAGGCGTGGCCCTGACACCGACATCCCTCAGGACAGGCCAAGCCGCACAGCAGCTCGTCGTCATGCTGCGGACACTGGGGCCAGCCGTCACACAGGTGGTCAGGGTGCACACACACGCTGGAAGCACGACAGCGGTAGTAACCCGGACACGTCACCTCCTCGCAGCCCTCTTCGTCCTCGCGGCCCAGACAGTCGTAGAA from Littorina saxatilis isolate snail1 linkage group LG16, US_GU_Lsax_2.0, whole genome shotgun sequence encodes the following:
- the LOC138951441 gene encoding G-protein coupled receptor GRL101-like; this translates as MGPNESCPTTHYRCPGEMNYCLPVYTRCNGFYDCLGREDEEGCEEVTCPGYYRCRASSVCVHPDHLCDGWPQCPQHDDELLCGLACPEGCRCQGHAFICLGSFFAMTFTSLRYLDAHTSGMTLSDLSANVYLVHLSLARCGVTHLSAVQLPNLQYMDLSHNGIDAVNMTAFLAMPNLKALVLADNPLTDLHSTPSKAQSTILKKVDLSKTSLEMFESNAFSNFRALQHLNLSHTNIHTIGNGGFSFIRALRSVDLTGSPVTYFTPDLFQGLTSLERVISPNYRLCCKRLLPETFDVQQCFAPQNEISSCEDLLRSEAYRGCLWLISLMSVVGNSLSFIMRTCVLRAVSKSGFNVFVTHLSLADLLMGVNMAIVGTADGLSRGSYLFYEATWTKSPGCRVAGCLSLLSSEVSALLILLITLDRFVVIRFPFSQFRFGKNSASAACLATWVIGLVLTTVPLLPATSHWQFYSQTGICIPLPVTRQEFQGRSYSVGVVIVLNFILFVLVAAGQAAIYRSVQQNAMTTSETSFKSRDLTVARRLITVAVTDFLCWFPIGLCGLLALVGVPIPGEVNVAMAVLVLPLNSALNPFLYTLNMMAEKRRRLNEEKLLKLLESSLQCTDVLPE